In Opitutaceae bacterium TAV5, one genomic interval encodes:
- a CDS encoding multidrug transporter, producing MHRTLAAAAITLLLTFAGCTLAPDYERPATPVPDAWPAATAMSADAAGTAADIPWATFFGDPRLRALITVGLENNRDLRTALLRVEQTRAQYRIEGSSLWPTLDGAADGSRGRTPADLSSSGRAYTASQYRVGGVASWEIDFFGRVRSLKAAALETWLATEEARRAAQLAFISTLATQYLTERSADEQLELGRRTLALVQDSYNLIKHRYDNGVATELDLRTAEAQVASTRATIAEYTRLLAQARNGLAFLVGAPLPDDLPAALPLAGQNLITDLPAGLPADLLQRRPDILQAEHTLRSANANIGAARAAFFPSITLTAFGGTSSADLDGLFKAGSGTWSFAPQITLPIFTGGRNRATLDVAEIQKRIEIAAYEKAIQTAFREVADGLAARSSYDEQLAAQEAQVTAEQSRYDLSDIRYKGGVADYLTVLTAQQDLFAAQQSLIRSRALHLISLVDLYKALGGGWTQEEKPEDQEPKS from the coding sequence ACCCTCGCGCCCGATTACGAGCGTCCCGCCACGCCCGTCCCCGACGCCTGGCCCGCCGCCACCGCCATGTCCGCCGACGCGGCCGGCACGGCCGCCGACATCCCCTGGGCCACCTTTTTCGGCGACCCGCGCCTGCGCGCGCTCATCACCGTCGGCCTCGAAAACAACCGCGACCTGCGCACCGCGCTCCTCCGCGTCGAGCAGACCCGCGCCCAGTACCGGATCGAGGGCTCCTCCCTCTGGCCCACGCTCGACGGCGCCGCCGACGGCAGCCGCGGCCGCACGCCTGCCGACCTCTCCTCCTCCGGCCGGGCCTACACCGCCAGCCAGTACCGCGTGGGCGGCGTCGCCTCCTGGGAGATCGATTTCTTCGGCCGTGTGCGCAGCCTCAAGGCCGCCGCGCTCGAAACCTGGCTGGCCACCGAAGAAGCCCGCCGCGCTGCGCAACTGGCATTCATTTCCACCCTCGCCACCCAGTACCTCACCGAACGCTCCGCCGACGAGCAGCTCGAACTCGGCCGCCGCACGCTCGCGCTCGTCCAGGATTCGTACAACCTGATCAAACATCGCTACGACAACGGCGTCGCCACCGAGCTCGACCTGCGCACCGCCGAGGCCCAGGTCGCCAGCACCCGCGCCACCATCGCCGAATACACGCGCCTCCTCGCGCAGGCGCGCAACGGCCTCGCCTTCCTCGTCGGCGCGCCCCTCCCCGACGATCTGCCGGCCGCGCTCCCCCTCGCCGGCCAGAACCTCATCACCGATCTTCCCGCCGGCCTGCCGGCCGATCTCCTGCAACGCCGGCCCGACATCCTGCAAGCCGAGCACACCCTGCGCTCCGCCAACGCCAACATCGGCGCGGCCCGCGCCGCCTTCTTCCCGTCGATCACGCTCACCGCCTTCGGCGGCACCAGCAGCGCCGATCTCGACGGCCTCTTCAAGGCCGGCTCCGGCACCTGGAGCTTCGCCCCGCAGATCACGCTTCCGATCTTCACCGGCGGCCGCAACCGCGCCACGCTCGATGTCGCCGAGATCCAGAAACGCATCGAGATCGCCGCCTACGAAAAAGCCATCCAGACGGCCTTCCGCGAAGTCGCCGACGGCCTCGCCGCCCGCTCCTCCTACGACGAACAGCTCGCCGCACAGGAAGCGCAGGTCACCGCCGAGCAGAGCCGCTACGATCTTTCGGACATCCGTTACAAGGGCGGCGTGGCCGATTATCTGACCGTGCTCACCGCGCAGCAGGATCTCTTCGCCGCCCAGCAGAGCCTGATCCGTTCGCGCGCACTCCACCTCATCAGCCTCGTCGATCTCTACAAGGCTCTCGGCGGCGGCTGGACACAGGAGGAAAAACCCGAAGACCAGGAGCCCAAAAGCTGA